A window of the Salvelinus alpinus chromosome 25, SLU_Salpinus.1, whole genome shotgun sequence genome harbors these coding sequences:
- the LOC139553399 gene encoding polyserase-2-like isoform X2, producing METMEVYKALCLVNLLVAFLSKGSHSQLDVCGTPLNIRIVGGQDALAGSWPWQASLHRFGRHFCGGSLINKEWVLTAAHCFSSPSTSNLVVYVGRQNQKGSNPNEVDRAVTQIMSHPNYTKSTNDNDMCLLKLSSPVTFTNYIRPVCLAAPGSSFHAGTTSWVTGWGTIRSGVSLPSPKTLQEVDVPVVGNRQCNFNYGVGSITDNMICAGLVAGGKDSCQGDSGGPMVTKQGTRWIQSGVVSFGQGCALAKLPGVYARVSQYQTWINSQISSDQPGFVTFSSIVVCGSASASLNSHVGGGSSLATAGLWPWIASIQTNGAHVCGGTLVAVDSVMSDASCFSSQANASEWTVILGRLKQSGSNPHEVTQNVINITMSNVTGKNVAILRLASQPTLSDYIQPICVDKGTRTFSTGTPCWVAGWATGQGGAEEVLQEFQTSVVECVNVSSTDNICTGAVTLLQGNAGVPLMCKHGNSWFQTAVLTVDSSSNTTSNNSTNKARWSRGPHSSPIQVFTKTSHFQSFLAANLGTFLSPATSAGGSSGASLAHSSLLLSSVLLLGWY from the exons ATGGAAACAATGGAAGTCTACAAAGCACTCTGTTTGGTGAATCTACTAGTTGCATTCCTTTCAAAAG GGTCTCACTCTCAGTTGGATG TATGCGGAACCCCTCTCAACATTAGGATTGTGgggggtcaggatgctcttgcaGGGAGTTGGCCATGGCAGGCCAGTCTGCACAGATTTGGCAGGCATTTTTGTGGGGGATCCCTCATCAACAAAGAGTGGGTGCTGACCGCTGCTCACTGCTTCTCCAG CCCCAGTACATCAAATTTGGTGGTCTACGTTGGTCGTCAGAACCAGAAGGGCTCTAACCCCAACGAGGTGGACCGGGCGGTCACTCAGATCATGTCCCACCCCAACTACACCAAAAGTACTAATGACAACGACATGTGTCTTCTCAAGCTCTCCTCCCCTGTGACTTTTACCAACTACATCCGGCCAGTCTGCCTAGCTGCACCAGGCAGCTCCTTTCATGCCGGCACTACTAGCTGGGTCACTGGCTGGGGCACCATCCGCAGTGGAG TGTCCCTGCCTTCACCAAAGACCCTACAGGAGGTGGATGTGCCAGTAGTGGGAAACAGGCAGTGTAACTTTAACTATGGAGTAGGTTCAATCACAGACAACATGATCTGTGCTGGTCTAGTAGCAGGAGGAAAGGATTCCTGTCAG GGGGACTCTGGAGGTCCGATGGTAACCAAACAGGGTACTCGCTGGATCCAGTCTGGTGTTGTGAGTTTCGGCCAAGGCTGTGCCCTGGCAAAACTCCCAGGAGTGTACGCCAGAGTGTCCCAGTACCAGACCtggatcaacagccagatcagcAGTGACCAGCCAGGCTTTGTCACCTTCTCCTCCA TTGTGGTGTGTGGCAGCGCTAGCGCCTCTTTGAACTCCCATGTTGGTGGCGGAAGCTCGTTGGCGACAGCAGGTTTGTGGCCCTGGATAGCCAGCATACAGACCAACGGAGCGCACGTCTGCGGGGGCACGTTAGTGGCGGTAGACTCTGTCATGAGTGATGCCAGCTGCTTTTCTAG CCAGGCCAACGCCTCTGAGTGGACCGTGATTCTGGGTCGTCTGAAGCAGAGCGGCTCCAATCCCCACGAGGTAACCCAGAACGTCATCAACATCACCATGAGCAATGTGACAGGCAAAAACGTGGCCATCCTCCGACTGGCCAGCCAACCCACATTGTCTGACTACATCCAGCCTATCTGTGTGGACAAGGGAACCAGAACCTTCAGCACAGGGACTCCGTGTTGGGTAGCTGGCTGGGCAACAGGCCAGGGTGGCG CTGAGGAAGTTCTGCAGGAGTTCCAGACCTCTGTGGTGGAATGTGTGAATGTTTCATCTACGGACAACATTTGCACCGGAGCTGTGACACTACTGCAG GGTAATGCCGGTGTTCCTTTGATGTGTAAGCATGGCAACTCATGGTTCCAGACTGCTGTGTTGACTGTCGACAGCAGCAGCAACACCACTAGCAATAACAGCACCAACAAAGCACGTTGGAGCAGGGGTCCCCACAGCTCCCCTATCCAAGTCTTCACCAAAACCTCCCACTTCCAAAGCTTCCTGGCTGCCAATTTGGGAACATTCCTATCCCCTGCCACCTCAGCTGGTGGCAGCAGTGGAGCTTCCCTggcccactcctctctcctcctctcctctgtcctactGTTGGGTTGGTACTAA
- the LOC139553399 gene encoding prostasin-like isoform X1 has protein sequence METMEVYKALCLVNLLVAFLSKGSHSQLDVCGTPLNIRIVGGQDALAGSWPWQASLHRFGRHFCGGSLINKEWVLTAAHCFSSPSTSNLVVYVGRQNQKGSNPNEVDRAVTQIMSHPNYTKSTNDNDMCLLKLSSPVTFTNYIRPVCLAAPGSSFHAGTTSWVTGWGTIRSGVSLPSPKTLQEVDVPVVGNRQCNFNYGVGSITDNMICAGLVAGGKDSCQGDSGGPMVTKQGTRWIQSGVVSFGQGCALAKLPGVYARVSQYQTWINSQISSDQPGFVTFSSSGTDSDLSVFFVVCGSASASLNSHVGGGSSLATAGLWPWIASIQTNGAHVCGGTLVAVDSVMSDASCFSSQANASEWTVILGRLKQSGSNPHEVTQNVINITMSNVTGKNVAILRLASQPTLSDYIQPICVDKGTRTFSTGTPCWVAGWATGQGGAEEVLQEFQTSVVECVNVSSTDNICTGAVTLLQGNAGVPLMCKHGNSWFQTAVLTVDSSSNTTSNNSTNKARWSRGPHSSPIQVFTKTSHFQSFLAANLGTFLSPATSAGGSSGASLAHSSLLLSSVLLLGWY, from the exons ATGGAAACAATGGAAGTCTACAAAGCACTCTGTTTGGTGAATCTACTAGTTGCATTCCTTTCAAAAG GGTCTCACTCTCAGTTGGATG TATGCGGAACCCCTCTCAACATTAGGATTGTGgggggtcaggatgctcttgcaGGGAGTTGGCCATGGCAGGCCAGTCTGCACAGATTTGGCAGGCATTTTTGTGGGGGATCCCTCATCAACAAAGAGTGGGTGCTGACCGCTGCTCACTGCTTCTCCAG CCCCAGTACATCAAATTTGGTGGTCTACGTTGGTCGTCAGAACCAGAAGGGCTCTAACCCCAACGAGGTGGACCGGGCGGTCACTCAGATCATGTCCCACCCCAACTACACCAAAAGTACTAATGACAACGACATGTGTCTTCTCAAGCTCTCCTCCCCTGTGACTTTTACCAACTACATCCGGCCAGTCTGCCTAGCTGCACCAGGCAGCTCCTTTCATGCCGGCACTACTAGCTGGGTCACTGGCTGGGGCACCATCCGCAGTGGAG TGTCCCTGCCTTCACCAAAGACCCTACAGGAGGTGGATGTGCCAGTAGTGGGAAACAGGCAGTGTAACTTTAACTATGGAGTAGGTTCAATCACAGACAACATGATCTGTGCTGGTCTAGTAGCAGGAGGAAAGGATTCCTGTCAG GGGGACTCTGGAGGTCCGATGGTAACCAAACAGGGTACTCGCTGGATCCAGTCTGGTGTTGTGAGTTTCGGCCAAGGCTGTGCCCTGGCAAAACTCCCAGGAGTGTACGCCAGAGTGTCCCAGTACCAGACCtggatcaacagccagatcagcAGTGACCAGCCAGGCTTTGTCACCTTCTCCTCCAGTGGGACTGACTCTGACCTCAGTGTCTTCT TTGTGGTGTGTGGCAGCGCTAGCGCCTCTTTGAACTCCCATGTTGGTGGCGGAAGCTCGTTGGCGACAGCAGGTTTGTGGCCCTGGATAGCCAGCATACAGACCAACGGAGCGCACGTCTGCGGGGGCACGTTAGTGGCGGTAGACTCTGTCATGAGTGATGCCAGCTGCTTTTCTAG CCAGGCCAACGCCTCTGAGTGGACCGTGATTCTGGGTCGTCTGAAGCAGAGCGGCTCCAATCCCCACGAGGTAACCCAGAACGTCATCAACATCACCATGAGCAATGTGACAGGCAAAAACGTGGCCATCCTCCGACTGGCCAGCCAACCCACATTGTCTGACTACATCCAGCCTATCTGTGTGGACAAGGGAACCAGAACCTTCAGCACAGGGACTCCGTGTTGGGTAGCTGGCTGGGCAACAGGCCAGGGTGGCG CTGAGGAAGTTCTGCAGGAGTTCCAGACCTCTGTGGTGGAATGTGTGAATGTTTCATCTACGGACAACATTTGCACCGGAGCTGTGACACTACTGCAG GGTAATGCCGGTGTTCCTTTGATGTGTAAGCATGGCAACTCATGGTTCCAGACTGCTGTGTTGACTGTCGACAGCAGCAGCAACACCACTAGCAATAACAGCACCAACAAAGCACGTTGGAGCAGGGGTCCCCACAGCTCCCCTATCCAAGTCTTCACCAAAACCTCCCACTTCCAAAGCTTCCTGGCTGCCAATTTGGGAACATTCCTATCCCCTGCCACCTCAGCTGGTGGCAGCAGTGGAGCTTCCCTggcccactcctctctcctcctctcctctgtcctactGTTGGGTTGGTACTAA